In Drosophila miranda strain MSH22 chromosome Y unlocalized genomic scaffold, D.miranda_PacBio2.1 Contig_Y3_pilon, whole genome shotgun sequence, a single window of DNA contains:
- the LOC117194574 gene encoding probable cytochrome P450 12a4, mitochondrial, with translation MQPKNVRLYYKKMSQVNQEFVQRIKVLRDIDTQEAPDDFLNVINRWTLESVSVVTLDKQLGLLKESGDNDQAVLLFKYLDDFFELTADLEMKPSIWRYVKTPKLMKLMKSLDGVQEITSAYVDEAIERLEKEAKEGVVRPESEQSVLEKLLKIDKKVATVMAMDMLMAGVDTTSSTFTAALLCLAKNPEKQDVSEKR, from the exons ATGCAGCCGAAGAACGTGCGGCTTTACTATAAGAAGATGTCCCAAGTGAACCAGGAGTTTGTGCAACG TATTAAAGTACTCCGTGATATCGATACCCAGGAAGCTCCAGATGATTTCTTAAACGTTATAAATCGGTGGACCCTCGAGTCAGTCTCTGTGGTGACTCTGGACAAGCAGTTGGGACTGCTCAAAGAGTCGGGCGATAACGACCAGGCTGTATTACTTTTCAAGTACCTGGACGatttttttgaattaacaGCCGATCTGGAGATGAAGCCCTCCATCTGGCGTTACGTTAAAACACCCAAGCTAATGAAGCTAATGAAGTCCCTAGATGGCGTTCAAGAAATAACTTCAGCGTATGTAGACGAAGCTATAGAGCGTCTAGAGAAAGAGGCCAAGGAGGGTGTTGTCCGCCCTGAGAGCGAGCAGAGTGTACTGGAAAAGCTGCTCAAGATCGACAAAAAGGTGGCGACGGTTATGGCCATGGACATGCTAATGGCCGGAGTGGATACC ACCTCAAGTACCTTTACAGCGGCCTTGCTGTGCCTTGCCAAGAATCCGGAGAAGCAGGACGTCTCCGAGAAGAGGTGA
- the LOC117194573 gene encoding probable cytochrome P450 12a4, mitochondrial, with product MFSPLHSIKVLRDIDTQEAPDDFLNVINRWTLESVSVVTLDKQLGLLKESGDNDQAVLLFKYLDDFFELTADLEMKPSIWRYVKTPKLMKLMKSLDGVQEITSAYVDEAIERLEKEAKEGVVRPESEQSVLEKLLKIDKKVATVMAMDMLMAGVDTTSSTFTAALLCLAKNPEKQDVSEKRVTTDLSFGHRQWPISQSGQRFERIPSASWYLRVDGSLSLLSSEEHFPRLLSSCQNVGFVTPQTPTGNARQMT from the exons ATGTTCTCCCCCCTTCACAGTATTAAAGTACTCCGTGATATCGATACCCAGGAAGCTCCAGATGATTTCTTAAACGTTATAAATCGGTGGACCCTCGAGTCAGTCTCTGTGGTGACTCTGGACAAGCAGTTGGGACTGCTCAAAGAGTCGGGCGATAACGACCAGGCTGTATTACTTTTCAAGTACCTGGACGatttttttgaattaacaGCCGATCTGGAGATGAAGCCCTCCATCTGGCGTTACGTTAAAACACCCAAGCTAATGAAGCTAATGAAGTCCCTAGATGGCGTTCAAGAAATAACTTCAGCGTATGTAGACGAAGCTATAGAGCGTCTAGAGAAAGAGGCCAAGGAGGGTGTTGTCCGCCCTGAGAGCGAGCAGAGTGTACTGGAAAAGCTGCTCAAGATCGACAAAAAGGTGGCGACGGTTATGGCCATGGACATGCTAATGGCCGGAGTGGATACC ACCTCAAGTACCTTTACAGCGGCCTTGCTGTGCCTTGCCAAGAATCCGGAGAAGCAGGACGTCTCCGAGAAGAG AGTCACAACGGATCTATCCTTTGGTCATCGGCAATGGCCGATTTCTCAATCGGGACAGCGTTTTGAGCGGATACCAAGTGCCAGCTGGTACCTGCGTGTCGATGGTTCCCTGAGCTTGCTATCAAGCGAGGAGCACTTCCCAAGGCTGCTGAGTTCCTGCCAGAACGTTGGATTCGTAACGCCACAGACTCCAACGGGCAATGCCCGGCaaatgacttga